A region from the Pithys albifrons albifrons isolate INPA30051 chromosome Z, PitAlb_v1, whole genome shotgun sequence genome encodes:
- the LOC139684575 gene encoding interferon-like, with protein sequence MPALTSTQPRRSHGAPALLLLLTALTAALGCQHLSTHQQTFPWDALRLLHHVAPNSTQPCQLHNAPFFPDTLLNTHLNPQQAAATALRILQHLFHTLATNATAQHWHAQPRHRLLNQLQHYIHHLQLCRPDSDSPFKGPRNPLLTINKYFSHIHLFLHAHNHSACAWDHVRLEARDCFLYVDRLTRQMKHRAAQDPTISTHRDLPASGSADSQRKNGGRSSNLGGDLSETLRSFQPEH encoded by the coding sequence aTGCCTGCGCTCACAAGCACACAGCCCCGACGCAGCCACGGCGCCccggcactgctgctcctgctcacgGCTCTCACTGCCGCCCTCGGCTGCCAACACCTCAGCACCCACCAGCAAACCTTCCCCTGGGACGCACTCCGCCTCCTCCACCACGTGGCTCCCAACTCCACGCAGCCCTGCCAACTCCACAACGCGCCCTTCTTCCCCGACACCCTCCTCAACACCCACCTCAACCCGCAACAAGCCGCCGCCACCGCCCTACGCATCCTCCAACACCTCTTCCACACCCTCGCCACCAACGCCACCGCCCAGCACTGGCACGCCCAGCCACGCCACCGCCTCCTCAACCAACTGCAGCACTACAtccaccacctgcagctctgccgCCCCGACAGCGACAGCCCCTTCAAAGGCCCACGCAACCCGCTGCTCACCATCAACAAGTACTTCAGCCACATCCACCTCTTCCTCCACGCCCACAACCACAGTGCCTGCGCCTGGGACCACGTACGCCTCGAAGCTCGCGACTGCTTCCTGTACGTGGACAGACTCACACGGCAGATGAAGCATCGAGCTGCTCAGGACCCCACTATATCTACACACCGTGACCTTCCAGCCTCCGGCAGCGCTGACAGCCAGAGAAAGAACGGCGGCAGAAGCAGCAACCTGGGCGGGGATCTCTCAGAAACGCTCAGGTCGTTCCAGCCAGAACACTGA
- the LOC139684577 gene encoding interferon-like: MPALTSTQPRRSPGAPALLLLLTALTAALACQHLGTHQHTFPWDALRLLHHVAPNSTQPCQLHNAPFFPDTLLHTHLNPQQAAATALRILQHLFHTLATNATAQHWHAQPRHRLLNQLQHYIHHLQLCRPDSDSLFKGPRNPLLTINKYFSSIHLFLHAHNHSACAWDHVRLEAQASLQHLHNLTSTLRP; encoded by the coding sequence aTGCCTGCGCTCACAAGCACACAGCCCCGACGCAGCCCCGGCGCCccggcactgctgctcctgctcacgGCTCTCACTGCCGCCCTCGCCTGCCAACACCTCGGCACCCACCAGCACACCTTCCCCTGGGACGCACTCCGCCTCCTCCACCACGTGGCTCCCAACTCCACGCAGCCCTGCCAACTCCACAACGCGCCCTTCTTCCCCGACACCCTCCTCCACACCCACCTCAACCCGCAACAAGCCGCCGCCACCGCCCTACGCATCCTCCAACACCTCTTCCACACCCTCGCCACCAACGCCACCGCCCAGCACTGGCACGCCCAGCCACGCCACCGCCTCCTCAACCAACTGCAGCACTACAtccaccacctgcagctctgccgCCCCGACAGCGACAGCCTCTTCAAAGGCCCACGCAACCCGCTGCTCACCATCAACAAGTACTTCAGCAGCATCCACCTCTTCCTCCACGCCCACAACCACAGTGCCTGCGCCTGGGACCACGTACGCCTCGAAGCTCAAGCCTCTCTCCAACACCTCCACAACCTCACAAGCACCCTGCGCCCATAG
- the LOC139684578 gene encoding interferon-like produces MPALTSTQPRRSPGAPALLLLLTALTAALACQHLGTHQQTFPWDALRLLHHVAPNSTQPCQLHNAPFFPDTLLHTHLNPQQAAATALRILQHLFHTLATNATAQHWHAQPRHRLLNQLQHYIHHLQLCRPDSDSLFKGPRNPLLTINKYFSHIHLFLHAHNHSACAWDHVRLEAQVSLQHLHNLTRALHP; encoded by the coding sequence aTGCCTGCGCTCACAAGCACACAGCCCCGACGCAGCCCCGGCGCCccggcactgctgctcctgctcacgGCTCTCACTGCCGCCCTCGCCTGCCAACACCTCGGCACCCACCAGCAAACCTTCCCCTGGGACGCACTCCGGCTCCTCCACCACGTGGCTCCCAACTCCACGCAGCCCTGCCAACTCCACAACGCGCCCTTCTTCCCCGACACCCTCCTCCACACCCACCTCAACCCGCAACAAGCCGCCGCCACCGCCCTACGCATCCTCCAACACCTCTTCCACACCCTCGCCACCAACgccactgcccagcactggcacgCCCAGCCACGCCACCGCCTCCTCAACCAACTGCAGCACTACAtccaccacctgcagctctgccgCCCCGACAGCGACAGCCTCTTCAAAGGCCCACGCAACCCGCTGCTCACCATCAACAAGTACTTCAGCCACATCCACCTCTTCCTCCACGCTCACAACCACAGTGCCTGCGCCTGGGACCACGTACGCCTCGAAGCTCAAGTCTCTCTCCAACACCTCCACAACCTCACACGCGCCCTGCACCCATAG
- the LOC139684583 gene encoding interferon-like produces MPALTSTQPRRSPGAPALLLLLTALTAALACQHLGTHQQTFPWDALRLLHHVAPNSTQPCQLHNAPFFPDTLLHTHLNPQQAAATALRILQHLFHTLATNATAQHWHAQPRHRLLNQLQHYIHHLQLCRPDSDSLFKGPRNPLLTINKYFSHIHLFLHAHNHSACAWDHVRLEARDCFLYVDRLTRQMKHRAAQDPTISTHRDLPASGSAGSQRKNGGRSSNLGGDLSETLRSFQPEH; encoded by the coding sequence aTGCCTGCGCTCACAAGCACACAGCCCCGACGCAGCCCCGGCGCCccggcactgctgctcctgctcacgGCTCTCACTGCCGCCCTCGCCTGCCAACACCTCGGCACCCACCAGCAAACCTTCCCCTGGGACGCACTCCGCCTCCTCCACCACGTGGCTCCCAACTCCACGCAGCCCTGCCAACTCCACAACGCGCCCTTCTTCCCCGACACCCTCCTCCACACCCACCTCAACCCGCAACAAGCCGCCGCCACCGCCCTACGCATCCTCCAACACCTCTTCCACACCCTCGCCACCAACGCCACCGCCCAGCACTGGCACGCCCAGCCACGCCACCGCCTCCTCAACCAACTGCAGCACTACAtccaccacctgcagctctgccgCCCCGACAGCGACAGCCTCTTCAAAGGCCCACGCAACCCGCTGCTCACCATCAACAAGTACTTCAGCCACATCCACCTCTTCCTCCACGCCCACAACCACAGTGCCTGCGCCTGGGACCATGTACGCCTCGAAGCTCGCGACTGCTTCCTGTACGTGGACAGACTCACACGGCAGATGAAGCATCGAGCTGCTCAGGACCCCACTATATCTACGCACCGTGACCTCCCAGCCTCCGGCAGCGCTGGCAGCCAGAGAAAGAACGGCGGCAGAAGCAGCAACCTGGGCGGGGATCTCTCAGAAACGCTCAGGTCGTTCCAGCCAGAACACTGA
- the LOC139684584 gene encoding interferon-like produces the protein MPALTTTQPRRSPGAPALLLLLTALTAALACQHLGTHQHTFPWDALRLLHHVAPNSTQLCQLHNAPFFPDTLLHTHLNPQQAAATALRILQHLFHTLATNATAQHWHAQPRHRLLNQLQHYIHHLQLCRPDSDSPFKGLRNPLLTINKYFSHIHLFLHAHNHSACAWDHVRLEAQASLQHLHNLTRTLRP, from the coding sequence aTGCCTGCGCTCACAACCACACAGCCCCGACGCAGCCCCGGCGCCccggcactgctgctcctgctcacgGCTCTCACTGCCGCCCTCGCCTGCCAACACCTCGGCACCCACCAGCACACCTTCCCCTGGGACGCACTCCGGCTCCTCCACCACGTGGCTCCCAACTCCACGCAGCTCTGCCAACTCCACAACGCGCCCTTCTTCCCCGACACCCTCCTCCACACCCACCTCAACCCGCAACAAGCCGCCGCCACCGCCCTACGCATCCTCCAACACCTCTTCCACACCCTCGCCACCAACGCCACCGCCCAGCACTGGCACGCCCAGCCACGCCACCGCCTCCTCAACCAACTGCAGCACTACAtccaccacctgcagctctgccgCCCCGACAGCGACAGCCCCTTCAAAGGCCTACGCAACCCGCTGCTCACCATCAACAAGTACTTCAGCCACATCCACCTCTTCCTCCACGCCCACAACCACAGTGCCTGCGCCTGGGACCACGTACGCCTCGAAGCTCAAGCCTCTCTCCAACACCTCCACAACCTCACACGCACCCTGCGCCCATAG